One genomic region from Leptospiraceae bacterium encodes:
- the lepB gene encoding signal peptidase I has protein sequence MKKKITIITLFFVSIICIRTFFFRIYIVEGNSMAPSLQDGSIILVSLFAYPFRIPGLKTEFQLFSKWQPKRLSIVLFEDPKQEMLIKRLVGLPGDEYEFKNDKVYIQSKALSEGYLEEGVRTVPPSDSASILPAHPFRVIFREGQIPKDYFLVLGDNRSNTTDSRKIGLIPKIKLRGELLFLLIK, from the coding sequence GTGAAAAAAAAGATAACTATCATTACCTTATTTTTTGTGAGTATAATCTGTATTCGCACTTTCTTTTTCCGGATCTATATAGTGGAAGGAAATTCGATGGCTCCCTCTTTACAGGATGGCTCTATTATCCTTGTCTCTTTATTTGCTTATCCATTTCGAATACCGGGATTGAAAACAGAGTTTCAGCTTTTCTCAAAGTGGCAACCGAAACGATTGAGTATTGTTCTATTCGAAGATCCCAAACAAGAAATGCTGATTAAGCGACTTGTGGGTTTACCGGGGGATGAATACGAGTTTAAAAATGATAAAGTTTATATTCAATCCAAAGCTCTATCAGAAGGATATCTGGAAGAGGGAGTTCGAACCGTTCCTCCTTCTGATTCTGCCTCTATACTACCCGCTCATCCTTTTCGGGTAATTTTTAGAGAAGGACAAATTCCCAAAGATTATTTTCTTGTTCTCGGAGATAATCGTTCTAATACAACAGATTCAAGAAAAATTGGGTTGATACCCAAAATTAAATTAAGAGGTGAACTACTATTTTTGCTGATAAAGTAA
- the folP gene encoding dihydropteroate synthase, which produces MDIFGIVNITDDSFSDGGKYLQIEEAQKKALELYNEGADVIDLGAQSSNVDANWIEPEIEWKRLRPMITFLQEKSIRVSVDTFKPAVIRSSIEAGVSFINNINAFQDEESLAILQEYKNQLPELILMYSHSNLFKARKKSYLSPETIMDTILSFFEKRFETLLRANIPLRKCIIDPGMGFFLGEDPELSFTVLRNIHRFKEAFGRVMVSVSRKSFLGTILGGLAPLERKNASLATELYLYEKKVDYIRTHEVKPLWEGMKVLQYIRGKSNG; this is translated from the coding sequence ATGGATATTTTTGGCATTGTAAATATTACAGATGATTCTTTTTCCGATGGTGGAAAGTATTTACAAATAGAAGAAGCACAAAAAAAAGCTCTTGAGTTATACAATGAAGGAGCTGATGTAATTGATCTGGGAGCCCAGTCTTCTAATGTTGATGCAAACTGGATAGAACCTGAAATAGAATGGAAAAGATTACGACCCATGATTACTTTTTTACAAGAAAAGTCTATTCGAGTATCTGTAGACACTTTTAAACCAGCAGTTATACGTTCTTCCATTGAGGCCGGAGTGAGTTTTATAAACAATATAAATGCCTTTCAAGATGAGGAAAGTCTTGCTATCTTACAGGAATATAAGAACCAGCTTCCGGAGCTTATCCTGATGTATTCCCATTCGAATCTGTTTAAAGCCAGGAAAAAAAGCTATTTATCTCCCGAAACAATTATGGATACAATTCTATCTTTTTTCGAGAAGAGGTTTGAAACTCTCTTGCGGGCAAATATTCCCCTTCGAAAATGTATTATCGATCCCGGTATGGGCTTCTTTTTAGGAGAAGATCCGGAACTCAGTTTTACCGTCTTACGCAATATACACCGATTTAAAGAAGCATTTGGAAGGGTGATGGTCTCCGTTTCTCGGAAATCTTTTTTAGGAACTATATTGGGTGGACTAGCTCCTCTCGAAAGAAAGAATGCCAGTCTGGCTACTGAACTCTATCTTTATGAGAAAAAGGTTGATTATATTCGTACCCATGAGGTAAAACCATTATGGGAAGGAATGAAAGTTTTGCAGTATATTAGAGGAAAATCAAATGGATAA
- a CDS encoding VWA domain-containing protein: protein MMKLLSFLVCILLYTPVLFSGDLAFFPVHVNGDLPAEWKNEEKLDYKLSSLFSFYARDNFVIEVADVSKLQQWMEAGKVLRGKKLERSTISGICQGLDVSYVVWSELDFVKRPYLVTELYNCSGTVINRKEGFLYGEIYSDLEDSLKTLLQMFPPRLKKELSSESKESKKELIFALDLSGSFMREIQAIRPYIRKVIRNQNIPVGLLLFGPAGTTYISPTYETKKIEEALKAIRYGGEVTANHIINGLHKLRGSAAGLEGEVILLTDVKLKSSEIYNLQSGILSVKQLGYSIKIVSNSSGNNQSLRALKRAAGASGTPLQAITSFKKVGTNKGYRMIFLKDNQIYFNKRSGVNPGIIDTNNLESIEESRIYAYADYPHPNNMVAIYSKVTGEKILEVGNLQSDVSFLLENLTRSLFGSDLQSWKKVLIKTGHYSSWIYLGSIQPSLVGKLVTFKTTFQVDKTSSSGYTNVPSDTHLHSGEIPELLLLKPSEIRSYLKTHSGKKLSCFIKGTVLEIR, encoded by the coding sequence ATGATGAAATTACTCAGCTTCTTAGTTTGTATCTTATTATATACTCCGGTACTCTTTTCCGGAGATCTTGCGTTTTTCCCCGTTCATGTAAATGGGGATCTTCCGGCAGAATGGAAAAATGAAGAAAAACTTGATTATAAGCTGTCTTCTCTCTTTTCTTTTTATGCCAGGGATAATTTTGTTATAGAAGTAGCTGATGTTTCCAAGCTTCAGCAATGGATGGAAGCCGGAAAGGTTCTGAGAGGAAAAAAGCTTGAAAGATCTACTATCTCAGGAATATGTCAGGGCCTGGATGTCTCGTATGTAGTCTGGTCAGAGCTGGATTTCGTGAAGAGACCGTATCTTGTAACCGAATTATATAATTGCAGTGGTACTGTAATAAACAGGAAGGAGGGTTTTTTATACGGGGAAATTTATTCAGATCTGGAAGATAGTTTAAAAACTTTGCTTCAGATGTTTCCGCCCCGCTTAAAAAAAGAGCTTTCTTCTGAATCGAAAGAAAGTAAGAAAGAACTAATATTTGCTCTGGATCTTTCCGGTTCTTTTATGCGGGAAATTCAGGCGATTCGTCCGTATATTCGCAAAGTCATTCGAAATCAAAATATTCCGGTGGGCTTATTACTATTCGGACCAGCAGGTACTACCTATATTTCTCCCACTTATGAAACGAAAAAGATTGAAGAAGCCTTAAAAGCCATTCGGTATGGTGGAGAAGTCACAGCAAACCATATTATTAATGGTCTCCATAAACTCAGGGGCAGTGCAGCCGGCCTGGAAGGAGAAGTAATTTTACTTACGGATGTAAAACTTAAATCTTCCGAAATTTATAACCTACAATCCGGAATTTTATCGGTAAAGCAACTTGGATATTCCATAAAAATTGTTTCCAATTCCAGCGGGAATAATCAGTCTTTGAGAGCTTTAAAGCGAGCAGCCGGAGCAAGCGGTACACCCTTACAGGCTATTACCTCTTTTAAAAAGGTGGGAACAAATAAGGGCTATCGAATGATATTCTTAAAAGACAATCAAATTTATTTCAATAAACGCTCCGGGGTAAATCCGGGAATTATAGACACAAATAATTTGGAAAGTATAGAAGAATCCAGGATCTACGCCTATGCGGACTATCCCCATCCGAATAATATGGTAGCTATCTATTCTAAAGTTACAGGAGAAAAGATTCTCGAGGTTGGAAATCTGCAATCAGATGTCAGCTTCTTATTAGAAAACTTAACCCGCTCTTTATTTGGTAGTGATCTTCAATCCTGGAAAAAGGTTCTGATAAAAACCGGTCATTATTCATCCTGGATATATCTTGGTTCCATTCAACCGTCTCTTGTCGGAAAACTCGTTACATTTAAAACCACCTTTCAGGTAGATAAAACCAGTTCTTCCGGCTACACAAATGTTCCTTCAGACACCCATCTTCATTCCGGAGAAATTCCGGAACTTCTTCTTTTAAAGCCTTCGGAGATCCGGTCTTATCTAAAAACCCATTCAGGTAAGAAGCTGTCCTGTTTTATCAAAGGAACTGTTTTAGAAATTCGTTAA
- a CDS encoding 1-acyl-sn-glycerol-3-phosphate acyltransferase, translated as MDNSFSLSDLLQSPFGKFILHIYNRVNITGKENVPEGAAILAPNHPSLLDPAMLLLATENTFGKVIRFVAWAGMLDKPVYSDILKFANTIPLNPPGATASEETKKKYPLSKTNRMILEELKQGGFVGIFPEGRNHLLWDADKLYPLQSGALTWSALSGVPIIPVGIKNTQQAWPLLANIELQKLNFQAWIPFPAILPFQIEINYGKPMYVSKEELKDKKLLELKTEELANSLRELAGLKEGYASY; from the coding sequence ATGGATAATTCTTTTAGCCTGAGTGATCTGTTACAAAGCCCTTTTGGTAAATTCATTCTTCATATATATAACCGTGTAAATATTACAGGTAAGGAAAATGTTCCGGAAGGTGCTGCTATTTTAGCTCCGAATCACCCCAGTCTTCTGGATCCGGCTATGCTTTTACTGGCCACGGAAAATACTTTTGGAAAAGTTATCCGTTTTGTGGCCTGGGCCGGGATGCTGGACAAACCCGTTTATTCAGATATTTTGAAATTTGCCAATACCATACCTTTAAATCCCCCCGGGGCAACGGCTTCTGAAGAAACAAAGAAAAAATATCCGCTCAGCAAAACCAATCGTATGATATTAGAGGAATTGAAGCAGGGAGGATTTGTGGGGATTTTCCCGGAGGGTCGAAACCATTTACTCTGGGATGCCGATAAACTATACCCTTTACAATCAGGTGCATTAACCTGGTCTGCTTTATCCGGTGTACCTATAATTCCGGTGGGAATTAAAAATACACAACAGGCCTGGCCGCTTCTGGCAAATATAGAGCTTCAAAAACTAAACTTTCAGGCCTGGATACCTTTCCCTGCCATATTGCCTTTCCAGATAGAGATTAACTATGGAAAGCCCATGTATGTTAGTAAAGAAGAATTAAAAGACAAAAAGCTTCTGGAATTAAAAACAGAAGAGCTGGCGAATTCTTTGAGAGAATTAGCCGGCTTAAAAGAAGGTTATGCTTCATATTGA